The following coding sequences lie in one Paroedura picta isolate Pp20150507F chromosome 10, Ppicta_v3.0, whole genome shotgun sequence genomic window:
- the COPS4 gene encoding COP9 signalosome complex subunit 4 isoform X1 produces MSSAVRQELTQLMSSSGSHKDLAGKYRQILEKAIQLSGAEQLEALKAFVEAMVNENVSLVISRQLLTDFCTHLPSLPDSTAKEIYHFTLEKIQPRVISFEEQVASIRQHLASIYEKEEDWRNAAQVLVGIPLETGQKQYNVDYKLETYLKIARLYLEDDDPVQAEAYINRASLLQNESTNEQLQIHYKVCYARVLDYRRKFIEAAQRYNELSYKSIVHESERLEALKHALHCTILASAGQQRSRMLATLFKDERCQQLAAYGILEKMYLDRIIRGNQLQEFAAMLMPHQKATTADEYLTYNQAYTEHQTSGFPPSGSSILDRAVIEHNLLSASKLYNNITFEELGALLEIPAAKAEKIASQMITEGRMNGFIDQIDGIVHFETREALPTWDKQIQSLCFQVNNLLEKISQTAPEWTAQAMEAQMAQ; encoded by the exons ATGTCGTCCGCCGTGAGGCAGGAGTTGACGCAGCTCATGAGCTCCAGTGGCTCCCATAAGGATCTGGCCGGGAA GTATCGTCAGATATTGGAAAAAGCAATTCAGCTTTCAGGAGCCGAACAGCTGGAAGCATTGAAAGCTTTTGTAGAAGCAA TGGTGAACGAAAACGTCAGTTTAGTAATTTCGCGGCAGCTGCTGACAGACTTCTGTACCCATCTTCCAAGCCTTCCTGATAGCACAGCCAAAGAAATTTACCACTTCACCTTGGAAAAGATCCAGCCACGCGTTATTTCATTTGAGGAACAG GTTGCTTCCATAAGGCAGCATCTTGCTTCGATTTACGAGAAAGAAGAAGATTGGAGGAACGCTGCACAAGTGTTGGTGGGGATTCCTTTGGAAACAGGCCAGAA GCAATACAACGTGGActataaactggaaacctatCTGAAAATTGCCCGGCTCTATTTGGAGGATGACGATCCAGTTCAGGCCGAGGCGTACATCAACAGGGCGTCCCTTCTGCAGAATGAATCTACCAACGAGCAGCTACAGATCCACTATAAG GTGTGTTACGCTCGGGTTCTTGACTACAGAAGGAAATTCATTGAAGCTGCCCAGAGATATAACGAGCTCTCTTACAAGAGTATAGTCCATGAAAGTGAGCGACTGGAGGCTCTGAAGCATGCCTTGCATTGCACCATCTTGGCATCAGCAG GGCAACAACGCTCCCGGATGCTGGCCACTCTGTTTAAGGATGAACGGTGCCAGCAGCTTGCAGCATACGGGATTCTGGAGAAAATGTATCTGGACAGAATTATCCGAGGAAATCAGTTGCAAGAATTTGCTGCAATGCTGATGCCGCATCAGAAAGCCACAACAGCTGATG AGTATTTGACTTACAACCAGGCATACACTGAACATCAaacttctggatttcccccttcaGGTTCTAGTATCTTGGACAGAGCTGTCATTGAACATAACTTATTATCTGCAAGCAAACTATACAACAATATTACATTTGAAGAACTTGGAGCGTTATTAGAAATCCCAGCAGCCAAG GCCGAAAAGATAGCCTCCCAGATGATAACAGAAGGCCGCATGAATGGATTTATTGATCAGATAGATGGAATCGTTCACTTTGAAA CTCGTGAAGCTTTGCCGACGTGGGACAAGCAGATACAGTCACTTTGCTTCCAGGTTAACAATCTGTTGGAGAAGATTAGCCAGACAGCCCCAGAATGGACAGCCCAAGCTATGGAAGCCCAGATGGCTCAGTAG
- the LOC143819405 gene encoding placenta-specific gene 8 protein-like, protein MMAQSVIVTQSQAQPVIMAPSQIQQVVVNQPQGNNQPQNWQTGLCDCCTDCGVCCCGFFFYTCLGCQVAGDMNECCLCGTTMAMRSVYRTKYNIPGSLCEDFCTVLCCPVLSLCQIKRDINKRRELGIF, encoded by the exons ATGATGGCCCAGTCTGTGATTGTGACACAGTCACAGGCCCAGCCTGTGATTATGGCACCGTCACAGATACAGCAGGTTGTGGTTAACCAGCCACAAGGCAACAACCAGCCACAAAACTGGCAGACGGGGCTATGTGACTGCTGCACTGACTGTGGCGTGT GCTGCTGTGGATTCTTTTTCTACACTTGTTTGGGATGCCAGGTTGCAGGCGACATGAATGAATGCTGCTTATGTGGCACAACCATGGCCATGAGGTCTGTCTACAGGACCAAATATAATATCCCA GGATCGCTCTGTGAGGATTTCTGCACTGTCCTGTGCTGTCCTGTTCTTTCCCTTTGCCAGATAAAGAGGGATATCAACAAGAGGCGAGAGTTAGGAATATTCTAG
- the COPS4 gene encoding COP9 signalosome complex subunit 4 isoform X2 translates to MSSAVRQELTQLMSSSGSHKDLAGKYRQILEKAIQLSGAEQLEALKAFVEAMVNENVSLVISRQLLTDFCTHLPSLPDSTAKEIYHFTLEKIQPRVISFEEQVASIRQHLASIYEKEEDWRNAAQVLVGIPLETGQKQYNVDYKLETYLKIARLYLEDDDPVQAEAYINRASLLQNESTNEQLQIHYKVCYARVLDYRRKFIEAAQRYNELSYKSIVHESERLEALKHALHCTILASAGQQRSRMLATLFKDERCQQLAAYGILEKMYLDRIIRGNQLQEFAAMLMPHQKATTADGSSILDRAVIEHNLLSASKLYNNITFEELGALLEIPAAKAEKIASQMITEGRMNGFIDQIDGIVHFETREALPTWDKQIQSLCFQVNNLLEKISQTAPEWTAQAMEAQMAQ, encoded by the exons ATGTCGTCCGCCGTGAGGCAGGAGTTGACGCAGCTCATGAGCTCCAGTGGCTCCCATAAGGATCTGGCCGGGAA GTATCGTCAGATATTGGAAAAAGCAATTCAGCTTTCAGGAGCCGAACAGCTGGAAGCATTGAAAGCTTTTGTAGAAGCAA TGGTGAACGAAAACGTCAGTTTAGTAATTTCGCGGCAGCTGCTGACAGACTTCTGTACCCATCTTCCAAGCCTTCCTGATAGCACAGCCAAAGAAATTTACCACTTCACCTTGGAAAAGATCCAGCCACGCGTTATTTCATTTGAGGAACAG GTTGCTTCCATAAGGCAGCATCTTGCTTCGATTTACGAGAAAGAAGAAGATTGGAGGAACGCTGCACAAGTGTTGGTGGGGATTCCTTTGGAAACAGGCCAGAA GCAATACAACGTGGActataaactggaaacctatCTGAAAATTGCCCGGCTCTATTTGGAGGATGACGATCCAGTTCAGGCCGAGGCGTACATCAACAGGGCGTCCCTTCTGCAGAATGAATCTACCAACGAGCAGCTACAGATCCACTATAAG GTGTGTTACGCTCGGGTTCTTGACTACAGAAGGAAATTCATTGAAGCTGCCCAGAGATATAACGAGCTCTCTTACAAGAGTATAGTCCATGAAAGTGAGCGACTGGAGGCTCTGAAGCATGCCTTGCATTGCACCATCTTGGCATCAGCAG GGCAACAACGCTCCCGGATGCTGGCCACTCTGTTTAAGGATGAACGGTGCCAGCAGCTTGCAGCATACGGGATTCTGGAGAAAATGTATCTGGACAGAATTATCCGAGGAAATCAGTTGCAAGAATTTGCTGCAATGCTGATGCCGCATCAGAAAGCCACAACAGCTGATG GTTCTAGTATCTTGGACAGAGCTGTCATTGAACATAACTTATTATCTGCAAGCAAACTATACAACAATATTACATTTGAAGAACTTGGAGCGTTATTAGAAATCCCAGCAGCCAAG GCCGAAAAGATAGCCTCCCAGATGATAACAGAAGGCCGCATGAATGGATTTATTGATCAGATAGATGGAATCGTTCACTTTGAAA CTCGTGAAGCTTTGCCGACGTGGGACAAGCAGATACAGTCACTTTGCTTCCAGGTTAACAATCTGTTGGAGAAGATTAGCCAGACAGCCCCAGAATGGACAGCCCAAGCTATGGAAGCCCAGATGGCTCAGTAG